The Aliiroseovarius pelagivivens genome contains a region encoding:
- the accB gene encoding acetyl-CoA carboxylase biotin carboxyl carrier protein encodes MAKKNHDTDVAFIEALAKLLQENDLTELEVMRDYGENDSLNVRVSRAKEAVQQIAAPAVAAPAPAAAAAPAAAPAAEAPAAASDDPASHPGAVPSPMVGTAYLQAEPGTPAFVNVGDTVSEGQTLLILEAMKTMNQIPAPRAGKVTRILVEDGSPVEFGAPLMIIE; translated from the coding sequence ATGGCCAAAAAAAATCATGATACCGATGTGGCATTCATCGAAGCGCTGGCGAAACTGCTTCAGGAAAACGACCTGACCGAGCTGGAAGTGATGCGCGACTATGGCGAAAACGACAGCCTGAACGTACGGGTCAGCCGCGCCAAGGAAGCTGTTCAGCAGATTGCCGCCCCCGCTGTTGCAGCCCCTGCCCCCGCAGCCGCTGCTGCTCCGGCAGCCGCACCCGCTGCAGAAGCCCCGGCAGCAGCCTCGGACGATCCAGCAAGCCATCCCGGCGCCGTGCCTTCGCCTATGGTCGGCACCGCCTATTTGCAGGCCGAGCCTGGCACTCCGGCTTTCGTCAACGTGGGCGACACCGTGTCGGAGGGCCAAACCCTTCTGATCTTGGAGGCCATGAAGACCATGAACCAAATCCCAGCACCACGTGCAGGTAAGGTCACACGCATTCTGGTCGAAGATGGCTCGCCGGTCGAATTTGGCGCGCCCCTGATGATCATCGAATAA
- a CDS encoding ATP-binding protein — MLTFNTLVGVCLLYVIMLFLVAFVADKRARRSKVRFLSSPMIYTLSLSVYCTAWTFYGAVGNAARSGLEYVTIYLGPTLVMIGWWWFLRKLVRVGRSQRVTSIADLVSSRYGKSNLLGVLVTLIAVIGTTPYIALQLQSVTLSFAVFARDRSAGWVIPDLEQTAIWVAGGLALFTILFGTRNLDVNERHHGVVTAIAVEAVVKLVALLAVGIFVVWGIGGGPQGIAAAMDQAIQAAPEGAWTLQGGRWVGLTFLSAAAFLTLPRMFQVLVVENVDERQLATASWAFPLYLFLMSLFVIPIAVVGLSILPKGENPDLFVLTLPLYFEQDGLAMLSFLGGFSSATSMVIVASIALSTMVSNHIIMPIWLSTRLGAGASEYGDVRRILLTARRLSIVGILALGYFYYRISGGGSALAAIGLISFAGVAQVLPAMAGGLFWRGASRSGAVAGLITGFAIWAYTLFLPSFGEAGVMSASMLAHGPWGIEALRPQALFGVDGLDPVVHALFWSIILNCAVFVLISLLSFPSPLERLQAAQFVNVLDNSGPTRGHSFNAATSEDLLVMAQQIMGSDQAQAWFQAQAEQQGKQGYLPDTTPDFIGRLERELSGLVGTATAHAMIAQILGGATVSVDDLLAVADETQQMLEQTSLMEAKQLELTTTARQLSEVNEKLTQLSIQKDAFLSQISHELRTPMTSIRAFSEILRDGGSDNPEAAARHASIIHDESVRLTRLLDDLLDLSVLENGQVQLYPRREVVREVLDRAIAATSSVIDQEEMHIHRNRSDEGIALYTDTDRLAQVFINLISNAAKYCDANGKRLAIRVRQRGGQLQVDFVDNGSGVPLESQTMIFEKFSRLSDQAAAGGAGLGLAICREIMDKLDGSITYLPGQSGAAFRVTLPVSSPSTFGRASGAGVNHL; from the coding sequence ATGCTGACATTCAACACGCTTGTCGGGGTCTGCCTTCTTTATGTGATCATGCTGTTTCTTGTGGCGTTTGTTGCCGACAAGCGCGCACGACGCAGCAAGGTACGGTTCCTATCGTCTCCAATGATCTACACGCTATCCCTGTCGGTCTATTGTACAGCGTGGACATTCTATGGCGCTGTAGGAAACGCCGCCCGGTCGGGGTTGGAATATGTCACCATCTATCTCGGGCCGACCTTGGTGATGATCGGCTGGTGGTGGTTTCTGCGCAAGCTTGTTCGGGTGGGGCGTAGCCAACGCGTCACCTCGATCGCCGACCTTGTATCGTCTCGCTATGGCAAGTCGAACCTGCTGGGGGTGCTTGTTACCTTGATCGCCGTGATCGGCACCACGCCCTATATCGCGCTGCAGCTTCAATCCGTAACCTTGTCTTTCGCGGTCTTTGCCCGCGACAGATCCGCAGGCTGGGTCATTCCGGATCTTGAGCAGACGGCCATTTGGGTGGCCGGGGGGCTGGCCCTGTTTACGATCCTCTTCGGGACACGAAACCTTGATGTAAACGAACGCCATCACGGCGTTGTCACCGCGATCGCGGTCGAGGCTGTCGTGAAGCTGGTGGCGCTTCTGGCGGTGGGGATCTTTGTGGTCTGGGGTATTGGTGGTGGGCCGCAAGGCATTGCCGCTGCGATGGATCAAGCCATTCAGGCTGCCCCTGAAGGCGCTTGGACCTTGCAAGGTGGGCGCTGGGTTGGTCTGACCTTCCTGTCTGCAGCGGCGTTCCTGACCCTTCCGCGTATGTTTCAGGTGTTGGTGGTCGAGAATGTCGACGAACGCCAACTGGCCACGGCATCGTGGGCGTTTCCGCTTTACCTGTTCCTGATGAGCCTTTTCGTCATCCCCATCGCGGTCGTGGGGCTGTCGATTTTGCCGAAGGGGGAAAACCCGGACCTGTTCGTTTTGACTCTGCCGCTTTATTTTGAACAGGATGGGCTGGCGATGCTGTCCTTCCTCGGAGGATTCAGCTCGGCGACGTCTATGGTGATTGTTGCATCGATTGCTCTGTCAACGATGGTGTCAAACCACATCATCATGCCCATCTGGCTATCGACACGGCTTGGGGCCGGCGCATCTGAATATGGCGACGTTCGCCGGATACTGCTCACCGCACGCCGGTTGTCCATCGTGGGCATCCTTGCGCTGGGCTACTTCTATTATCGTATTTCGGGCGGCGGATCGGCGCTGGCTGCAATCGGACTGATCTCATTTGCAGGGGTCGCGCAGGTGCTACCTGCGATGGCGGGCGGATTGTTCTGGCGCGGCGCTTCGCGAAGTGGTGCTGTTGCCGGATTGATTACAGGCTTTGCGATCTGGGCCTATACACTCTTCCTGCCCAGCTTCGGAGAAGCAGGCGTGATGAGCGCTTCTATGCTTGCCCATGGCCCATGGGGGATCGAAGCGTTGCGCCCACAAGCCCTGTTTGGCGTGGATGGTTTGGACCCAGTTGTACATGCGTTGTTTTGGTCAATAATCCTGAACTGCGCAGTATTCGTCCTGATCTCGCTCCTATCCTTTCCCAGCCCGTTGGAGCGATTGCAAGCTGCCCAGTTTGTAAATGTGCTGGACAACTCTGGCCCCACTCGGGGACACAGTTTCAACGCGGCGACATCGGAAGATCTTCTGGTTATGGCGCAACAGATCATGGGATCGGACCAGGCGCAGGCGTGGTTCCAAGCGCAAGCCGAACAACAGGGCAAGCAGGGCTATCTGCCTGATACGACACCGGATTTCATCGGGCGATTGGAGCGGGAGTTGTCCGGGCTTGTCGGAACCGCAACCGCGCACGCCATGATCGCGCAGATTTTGGGTGGAGCGACCGTCTCTGTCGATGATCTTTTGGCCGTGGCGGACGAAACCCAGCAAATGCTCGAACAGACGTCGCTGATGGAAGCCAAGCAGCTTGAACTGACCACCACCGCGCGCCAGTTGTCAGAGGTGAACGAGAAGCTGACTCAACTGTCGATCCAGAAGGATGCGTTTCTTAGTCAGATCAGCCACGAACTCCGCACCCCGATGACCTCAATCCGAGCGTTTTCCGAGATCTTACGCGATGGCGGTTCCGATAATCCCGAAGCCGCTGCGCGCCACGCCTCGATTATCCACGATGAAAGCGTTCGTTTGACACGACTTCTGGACGATCTGCTGGACCTCAGCGTGCTGGAGAACGGTCAGGTGCAGCTGTACCCGAGGCGCGAAGTCGTGCGCGAGGTGCTGGACCGGGCAATTGCGGCCACAAGCTCGGTCATCGATCAGGAAGAAATGCATATCCACCGTAATCGCTCGGATGAGGGGATTGCGCTGTATACGGATACGGACAGGTTGGCGCAGGTGTTTATCAACCTGATTTCAAATGCTGCGAAATACTGTGACGCGAACGGCAAACGGTTGGCGATCCGAGTGCGGCAACGCGGGGGGCAGTTGCAGGTAGATTTTGTCGACAATGGCAGCGGTGTGCCGTTGGAAAGCCAAACCATGATTTTTGAGAAGTTCTCGCGCCTGTCTGATCAGGCAGCCGCTGGCGGTGCGGGCCTCGGGTTGGCCATCTGCCGGGAGATCATGGACAAGTTGGATGGGTCCATTACGTATTTGCCTGGTCAAAGCGGTGCAGCGTTTCGCGTTACCCTCCCCGTAAGCAGCCCATCCACATTTGGCCGTGCTTCGGGTGCAGGCGTCAATCATTTGTAA
- a CDS encoding response regulator transcription factor — protein sequence MTRQVLVIEDEPNIAEAISFILSRDGWRVSTHASGTTAVQAVRDAKPDVLILDVMLPGKSGYDILQDLRSADDTRALPVLMLTARGQKTDRELAERLGVNRFMTKPFSNSEMLTNLRELVGG from the coding sequence ATGACAAGACAGGTGCTGGTCATCGAAGATGAACCGAATATCGCCGAGGCCATCAGCTTCATCCTAAGCCGCGATGGTTGGAGGGTTTCAACCCATGCCAGCGGGACCACTGCTGTGCAAGCCGTGCGTGACGCCAAGCCCGATGTTCTGATCCTTGATGTGATGCTGCCCGGAAAGTCGGGATATGACATCTTGCAGGATTTGCGCAGCGCCGATGACACCCGCGCGCTTCCCGTTCTGATGCTGACCGCACGTGGTCAGAAGACTGACCGCGAACTGGCCGAGCGGCTGGGTGTAAACAGGTTTATGACCAAACCCTTTTCGAATTCCGAAATGCTGACAAACTTACGCGAGTTGGTTGGGGGCTGA
- a CDS encoding helix-turn-helix transcriptional regulator, giving the protein MPHSRLTGSRIRERRLVQGLKQSALARDVGISAAYLNLIEHNRRRVGDSLLDAIAKALKIDPAVLAEGAEAALLGALSEADKRLPQAQAELDRSEDFAGRFPGWASLVMAQNQRIQELEQMVEALSDRLTHDPELAASLHEVISAVTAIRSTAAILSGGGEVDQEWQDRFLRNMRDEGMRLSTAAQGLVEFLDAGSSEEVVPIGPAEELATFLDVHDHFFPDLENPAIWKGSSRDQAIATVIAQSAALTSREAQDMARQFLSQYVEDAEAMPMQEFQAAREALGWDPAALARKFRQSLPPVMRRIAFLPPTSGGTVAGLISCDGAGALVLRKAVQGFALPRFGAACPYWPLFQALAQPEKPMRAVVRQPGGARRRHVCQAVCVQRDALSFDHPPAHEAYMLIRELDDTLDGEALSHATPIEVGSTCRVCPRTDCAARREATILSAG; this is encoded by the coding sequence ATGCCGCATTCCAGACTGACGGGAAGCCGAATTCGCGAGCGCCGGCTTGTGCAGGGCTTGAAACAATCTGCGCTGGCTAGAGATGTGGGGATTTCGGCGGCCTATCTGAACCTGATCGAGCATAACCGCCGTCGGGTTGGGGACAGCTTGCTGGATGCGATCGCGAAGGCGCTGAAGATCGACCCCGCAGTGCTGGCCGAGGGGGCCGAAGCGGCGCTTCTTGGCGCTCTGAGCGAGGCGGACAAACGACTGCCACAAGCGCAGGCTGAACTGGACCGGTCAGAAGATTTTGCGGGCCGGTTCCCCGGCTGGGCGTCTTTGGTCATGGCGCAGAACCAACGTATCCAAGAGCTTGAACAGATGGTGGAGGCTTTGTCTGACCGCCTGACCCACGACCCAGAGCTGGCGGCGTCTTTGCACGAAGTGATCTCGGCGGTGACGGCAATCCGGTCGACGGCCGCCATCCTGTCAGGTGGGGGCGAGGTTGATCAAGAGTGGCAGGACAGGTTTCTGCGGAACATGCGTGATGAGGGGATGCGTTTGTCCACTGCAGCGCAAGGGTTGGTCGAGTTCTTGGACGCAGGCAGCAGCGAAGAGGTTGTGCCAATCGGACCAGCAGAAGAGCTGGCCACTTTTCTAGACGTTCACGACCATTTCTTTCCGGACCTCGAAAACCCGGCAATCTGGAAGGGAAGCTCTCGCGATCAGGCCATTGCGACGGTGATTGCTCAAAGTGCGGCCCTGACCTCGCGCGAGGCGCAGGACATGGCGCGACAATTCCTGTCGCAATATGTTGAGGATGCGGAAGCCATGCCCATGCAAGAATTTCAGGCCGCGCGCGAGGCGCTTGGCTGGGATCCAGCGGCTTTGGCGCGTAAATTTCGGCAGTCTTTGCCTCCTGTCATGCGTCGCATCGCCTTTTTGCCACCGACATCAGGCGGAACGGTGGCGGGCTTGATCAGCTGCGACGGTGCAGGCGCATTGGTGTTGCGCAAGGCCGTGCAGGGCTTCGCACTGCCGCGGTTTGGCGCGGCCTGTCCTTACTGGCCTTTGTTTCAAGCGCTTGCTCAGCCAGAAAAGCCGATGCGCGCTGTGGTCCGTCAACCCGGTGGCGCACGTCGCCGCCACGTTTGTCAGGCAGTATGCGTACAGCGTGATGCGTTGTCCTTTGATCATCCCCCCGCGCATGAAGCATATATGCTGATCCGCGAACTCGATGACACGCTGGATGGTGAAGCTTTGTCCCATGCGACCCCGATCGAGGTCGGATCCACATGTCGAGTGTGCCCGCGGACTGATTGTGCTGCGCGCCGAGAGGCGACAATCCTTTCAGCCGGTTGA
- the accC gene encoding acetyl-CoA carboxylase biotin carboxylase subunit: protein MAQFDKILIANRGEIALRVIRAAREMGIKTVAVHSTADVDAMHVRMADESVCIGPNAGTDSYLSIPAIIAACEITGAQAVHPGYGFLSENATFVQALEDHEITFIGPSAAHIRMMGDKITAKDTAIKLGIPVVPGSEGGVPDIESARKTAAEMGYPVIIKATAGGGGRGMKVAETEADIDTAFSTARSEAKAAFGNDEVYMEKYLQKPRHIEVQVFGDGQGGGVHLAERDCSLQRRHQKVFEEAPGPSITPENREKIGSICANAVAEMGYSGAGTIEFLYEDGEFYFIEMNTRLQVEHPVTEAIFGVDLVREQILVAEGNTLSFAQSDLEVNGHAIEVRLNAERLPNFIPCPGKITQYHAPGGLGVRMDSALYDGYSIPPYYDSLIGKLIVHGRDRPEALARLSRALGELIIDGIETTVPLFDKLLAEADIHSGDYNIHWLERWLDENMG, encoded by the coding sequence ATGGCCCAGTTCGATAAAATCCTGATTGCCAACCGGGGCGAGATTGCGCTGCGCGTGATCCGTGCCGCCCGCGAGATGGGCATCAAAACCGTAGCCGTGCATTCGACCGCTGACGTGGACGCAATGCATGTGCGCATGGCAGATGAAAGCGTTTGTATCGGCCCTAACGCCGGCACTGACAGCTATCTGTCGATCCCCGCGATCATCGCCGCGTGTGAAATCACCGGAGCGCAGGCCGTGCACCCCGGGTATGGCTTCCTGTCGGAAAACGCGACCTTCGTGCAGGCGCTGGAAGATCACGAGATCACTTTCATCGGCCCCTCGGCCGCGCACATCCGCATGATGGGCGACAAGATCACCGCGAAGGACACCGCGATCAAGCTGGGCATTCCGGTTGTTCCGGGTTCCGAAGGTGGTGTTCCCGACATCGAAAGCGCGCGCAAAACCGCAGCCGAGATGGGGTACCCGGTCATCATCAAAGCGACTGCCGGTGGCGGCGGACGCGGCATGAAGGTCGCCGAGACCGAAGCCGATATCGACACCGCCTTTTCCACCGCCCGTTCGGAAGCGAAAGCCGCCTTTGGCAATGACGAAGTGTATATGGAGAAATACCTCCAGAAACCGCGTCACATCGAAGTGCAGGTCTTTGGTGATGGGCAAGGCGGCGGCGTTCATCTGGCCGAGCGGGACTGCTCGCTTCAGCGCCGTCACCAGAAGGTGTTCGAGGAAGCTCCCGGCCCCTCGATCACCCCTGAAAACCGCGAGAAGATCGGCTCGATCTGCGCCAATGCTGTGGCCGAAATGGGCTATTCCGGCGCGGGCACAATCGAGTTCCTGTACGAAGATGGCGAATTCTATTTCATCGAAATGAACACCCGTCTGCAGGTGGAACACCCGGTCACGGAAGCAATTTTCGGTGTTGACCTTGTGCGCGAACAGATCCTTGTGGCCGAGGGCAACACGCTGTCCTTCGCGCAATCGGATCTGGAAGTGAACGGCCACGCAATCGAAGTGCGTCTGAACGCCGAGCGTCTGCCAAACTTCATCCCCTGCCCTGGCAAAATCACCCAGTATCACGCCCCGGGCGGCTTGGGTGTGCGAATGGATAGTGCGCTCTATGACGGCTATTCGATCCCGCCTTACTATGACAGCCTGATCGGTAAGTTGATCGTGCATGGCCGCGACCGTCCAGAAGCACTGGCACGTCTCAGCCGCGCCTTGGGTGAGCTGATCATCGACGGCATCGAAACCACGGTTCCGCTGTTTGACAAGCTGCTGGCCGAGGCCGACATCCATTCGGGTGACTACAACATCCACTGGCTCGAACGCTGGCTGGATGAAAACATGGGGTAA
- a CDS encoding TraR/DksA family transcriptional regulator: MVDVNRYRDILNARMKELDKRLHEIEDELDSHQSKDWEELAVEREEDEVLEGLGNSGQTEIAQIKAAFVRMDEGEFGYCVECGNEISPERLSVLPHTPFCRDCAAKHV; this comes from the coding sequence ATGGTAGATGTGAACAGGTATCGCGACATTCTGAACGCGCGGATGAAAGAGTTGGATAAGCGTCTTCACGAGATTGAAGACGAACTGGACAGCCACCAATCGAAAGACTGGGAAGAATTGGCTGTTGAGCGGGAAGAAGATGAGGTTTTGGAAGGGCTCGGGAACTCCGGTCAGACCGAAATCGCCCAGATTAAGGCTGCATTTGTCCGGATGGATGAGGGTGAATTCGGCTATTGTGTCGAGTGTGGGAATGAAATCTCGCCCGAGCGGCTGAGTGTATTGCCGCATACACCGTTCTGCCGCGATTGCGCAGCCAAGCACGTTTAA
- a CDS encoding FliM/FliN family flagellar motor switch protein — MADLDILSVLRRKAGAGQPSSGIPRLSATGALGNALRRAGQDVANVSIAVQSIEENKAVLDEVLGDLPEHALLCLVEGPESSFGMAVLDRSLMAGLVEAQTIGSVSSATVADRPPTRTDAAICADFVDRLLECFEVEAHGAKLDIIPHVSGYRYALPIMDPQVISLTLENVFYRAFRADLDLANGTKQGVLTLILPSDVSAKAKQTQANDGDTPDHTITDVALTCRAELRAVLHQVHLPVTDVAKFEVGMMIPVPIQAMGQVELLDSDDEIVTICRLGRMSGQRALRIGPATDPLVAPVLPEQVARATVTASTETMTASPVQENKPEP, encoded by the coding sequence ATGGCCGATCTAGACATTCTCAGCGTGCTGCGACGCAAAGCCGGGGCAGGGCAGCCTTCATCGGGTATTCCGCGGTTGTCTGCAACAGGCGCTTTAGGCAACGCGCTTCGGCGTGCCGGGCAGGATGTGGCGAACGTTTCGATCGCGGTGCAGTCTATCGAAGAAAACAAGGCGGTGTTGGATGAGGTGTTGGGCGATCTGCCTGAACACGCTCTTCTGTGTCTGGTCGAGGGACCAGAGAGCAGCTTTGGCATGGCCGTTTTGGACCGCAGCCTAATGGCCGGGCTGGTTGAGGCCCAAACCATTGGCAGTGTGTCTTCAGCCACGGTTGCGGATCGTCCTCCTACACGCACGGACGCGGCTATTTGCGCCGATTTCGTTGATCGCCTGTTGGAGTGTTTCGAGGTTGAGGCGCATGGCGCGAAACTGGATATCATTCCGCATGTGTCCGGTTATCGCTATGCTTTGCCGATCATGGATCCACAGGTGATCTCGCTGACATTGGAGAATGTCTTTTATCGCGCCTTTCGGGCTGATCTGGATCTGGCAAATGGCACGAAGCAAGGTGTGCTGACATTGATCCTTCCCAGCGACGTCTCAGCCAAAGCAAAGCAAACCCAAGCGAACGATGGTGATACGCCCGATCATACGATCACGGATGTGGCGTTGACCTGCCGGGCGGAACTACGTGCGGTTTTGCATCAGGTACATCTCCCTGTAACGGATGTGGCGAAGTTTGAGGTCGGAATGATGATCCCCGTACCGATTCAAGCGATGGGACAGGTGGAGCTTTTGGACTCTGATGATGAGATCGTGACGATCTGCCGGTTAGGAAGAATGTCAGGACAGCGTGCCCTGCGTATTGGCCCGGCCACCGATCCCCTTGTCGCGCCTGTCTTGCCTGAACAGGTTGCCAGGGCAACTGTGACGGCATCGACCGAAACGATGACGGCGTCACCGGTTCAGGAAAACAAGCCAGAGCCCTAA
- a CDS encoding class I adenylate-forming enzyme family protein produces MNLAHWLERTAQINGDRPAVFRGPDQVFTYAAFFRAAQGLAAGLAARGVGPGDRVALFMKNCPQYLLGFYGVWGLGAAVVPINAKLHPKEAAYIIENSGAKLVMVTDDLADDLAEVSDVPLVHVERPDFVDLFTHEPLPVAARAGSDLAWLFYTSGTTGQPKGVYISHEMIRSTSLSYLLDCDEVSPDDGVFYMAPMSHGAGIYSPIHVARGARHITPASGGFDEIELLDAAEHQGPLQMFMAPTMVRRFTDIAKAAGRRGEGIKTIVYGGGPMYLADIEDAVDWFGPRFIQIYGQGECPMAISALSRDDVADRTHPRWRERLASVGRAQSVVELRIGDETGQPVPPGEVGEIMVRGTPVMPGYWNNPEATAKTLVDGWLLTGDMGFLDEDGYLTMRDRSKDVIISGGTNIYPREVEEALLAHQDVHEVSVVGRPSGEWGEDVVAFVVLAEGANLDEAALDAHCLANIARFKRPKAYYTLPELPKNNYGKVLKTELRKLCE; encoded by the coding sequence ATGAATCTGGCTCATTGGCTGGAACGCACGGCGCAGATCAACGGCGATCGGCCAGCGGTGTTTCGTGGACCTGATCAGGTCTTTACCTATGCCGCTTTTTTCCGGGCGGCGCAGGGACTTGCAGCAGGGTTGGCGGCGCGGGGTGTCGGGCCGGGCGACCGTGTTGCCTTGTTCATGAAGAACTGCCCACAATACCTGCTTGGGTTCTATGGCGTTTGGGGGCTTGGCGCGGCGGTAGTACCCATCAATGCCAAGCTGCACCCGAAGGAAGCGGCCTATATCATCGAAAACTCAGGCGCCAAGTTGGTCATGGTCACGGATGATCTGGCAGACGACCTTGCTGAGGTCAGCGATGTGCCTCTTGTTCACGTCGAGCGGCCCGATTTCGTAGATCTTTTTACCCACGAACCGCTGCCCGTGGCGGCGCGCGCGGGGTCAGATTTGGCTTGGCTGTTCTATACATCGGGTACAACCGGGCAGCCCAAAGGTGTCTATATCAGTCATGAGATGATCCGATCGACATCTCTGTCCTATCTGTTGGACTGTGACGAGGTGTCCCCTGATGACGGTGTTTTCTATATGGCTCCGATGAGTCACGGGGCCGGAATCTATTCTCCGATCCATGTGGCACGTGGCGCGCGGCACATCACGCCTGCGTCGGGCGGGTTTGACGAGATCGAGCTTTTGGACGCGGCCGAACACCAAGGACCGCTTCAGATGTTCATGGCCCCTACAATGGTGCGGCGGTTCACCGATATAGCCAAGGCCGCGGGGCGGCGCGGCGAAGGGATCAAGACCATCGTCTATGGCGGCGGTCCGATGTATCTGGCGGACATAGAAGACGCCGTCGATTGGTTCGGCCCGCGCTTTATTCAGATCTATGGTCAGGGCGAGTGTCCAATGGCGATCTCTGCCTTGTCGCGCGACGATGTGGCGGACCGCACACATCCGCGTTGGCGCGAGCGTCTGGCTTCGGTCGGACGAGCGCAAAGTGTGGTCGAGCTACGGATCGGGGACGAAACCGGCCAGCCTGTGCCGCCCGGCGAGGTGGGCGAGATCATGGTGCGCGGCACGCCTGTCATGCCCGGCTATTGGAACAATCCCGAAGCCACTGCGAAAACGCTGGTGGATGGCTGGCTGTTGACCGGAGACATGGGGTTTCTGGACGAGGATGGCTATCTGACCATGCGGGACCGGTCGAAGGATGTGATTATCTCGGGTGGGACAAACATTTACCCGCGCGAGGTGGAAGAAGCACTTTTAGCCCATCAGGATGTGCATGAGGTCAGCGTGGTTGGCCGTCCTAGCGGGGAATGGGGCGAAGACGTGGTCGCGTTTGTCGTGTTGGCGGAAGGCGCCAACTTGGACGAGGCGGCGTTAGATGCGCATTGTCTGGCCAACATCGCACGCTTCAAGCGACCCAAGGCCTATTACACACTGCCTGAACTGCCAAAGAACAATTATGGTAAAGTGCTGAAAACCGAGTTGCGGAAACTGTGTGAATGA
- a CDS encoding glucose-6-phosphate isomerase, translating into MKKSVLTLACVASLALTACMSRPLTDQERTIIGGVAGIGAGLITANAIGANKNWTVLTTLAGAAAGIMVARNYHTNMCAYSNGDGTYREAPCPV; encoded by the coding sequence ATGAAGAAATCCGTATTGACCCTCGCGTGTGTGGCATCGCTGGCGCTGACCGCCTGCATGAGCCGCCCGCTGACCGATCAAGAAAGAACCATCATCGGCGGTGTCGCTGGTATCGGCGCAGGCCTGATCACCGCCAACGCCATTGGTGCCAACAAGAACTGGACGGTTCTGACCACGCTGGCCGGCGCTGCTGCCGGGATCATGGTTGCCCGCAACTATCACACCAACATGTGCGCCTATTCAAATGGCGACGGGACCTATCGCGAGGCCCCCTGCCCGGTCTGA
- the aat gene encoding leucyl/phenylalanyl-tRNA--protein transferase, with translation MAHPTPPPLTAELLLKAYAMGVFPMAEGRDDPEVFWVDPKHRGIIPLDGFHISRSLARTIRRTPFQVTLNHDFAGTVACCADRDETWINDTIFALYQQLHEMGCAHSLELWDGEDLVGGVYGVTVGGAFFGESMFSRRRDASKIALAYLVAHLHDCGFTLFDTQFLTPHLASLGAIEIPRTEYHTRLEDALVVKADVMSRPLPDAYSVAQRNTQTS, from the coding sequence TTGGCCCACCCCACTCCTCCTCCTTTAACTGCCGAGCTGCTTTTGAAAGCCTATGCCATGGGGGTCTTTCCCATGGCCGAAGGGCGCGACGACCCCGAGGTTTTTTGGGTCGACCCAAAGCATCGCGGGATCATTCCGCTGGACGGATTTCATATCTCGCGCAGCCTTGCCCGTACAATCCGCCGCACGCCATTTCAGGTCACACTGAACCATGACTTCGCGGGGACTGTCGCGTGCTGCGCCGACCGAGACGAAACATGGATCAACGACACCATTTTCGCGCTTTATCAACAGCTTCACGAGATGGGGTGCGCTCATTCGCTCGAGCTGTGGGATGGCGAAGACCTTGTCGGTGGGGTTTATGGCGTCACAGTGGGCGGAGCGTTCTTCGGCGAAAGCATGTTTTCGCGCCGCCGGGACGCATCAAAGATCGCTCTGGCCTATCTTGTGGCCCACCTGCACGACTGTGGCTTCACACTGTTCGACACGCAATTCCTGACCCCTCACTTGGCCAGCCTAGGCGCGATTGAGATCCCACGCACAGAATATCACACGCGTTTGGAAGATGCGTTGGTGGTAAAAGCAGATGTAATGAGCCGTCCCTTGCCGGACGCCTATTCAGTGGCGCAGCGCAACACCCAGACGTCATAA
- a CDS encoding LuxR C-terminal-related transcriptional regulator, producing the protein MTQMDLAFMYAPTGLALTENRIVRQCNLRFAEMFGAEVDSFRDMPLERLYPSLKDYEKVAHVGGDILRETGRYEDERIMRRLDGDMFWCRVRGTSLTPDDPFRQGVWSFADLSAERPVVELTPRERDVAILTCQGKTSKEIGLTLGLSYRTVEAHRARLLQKFGARKLPELVAKFSGMPI; encoded by the coding sequence ATGACGCAAATGGATCTTGCCTTCATGTACGCGCCCACGGGGCTTGCGCTGACCGAAAACAGGATCGTGCGTCAGTGCAATTTGCGCTTTGCCGAGATGTTCGGAGCCGAAGTCGACAGCTTCCGCGACATGCCGTTAGAGCGACTGTACCCGTCCCTGAAAGACTATGAAAAAGTGGCGCATGTCGGTGGTGACATCCTGCGCGAGACAGGACGTTATGAAGACGAACGCATTATGCGGCGCTTGGACGGTGATATGTTCTGGTGTCGTGTACGCGGCACCAGCCTGACGCCCGATGACCCTTTCAGACAAGGGGTTTGGAGCTTTGCCGACCTGTCTGCCGAACGCCCCGTCGTCGAGCTGACACCACGGGAACGCGATGTGGCGATCCTAACCTGTCAGGGCAAAACGTCGAAAGAAATCGGCCTGACGTTGGGATTGAGCTATCGCACGGTCGAAGCACATCGGGCACGTTTGCTTCAGAAGTTTGGCGCCCGCAAATTACCCGAGCTTGTGGCGAAGTTTTCCGGCATGCCGATTTAA